One part of the Cherax quadricarinatus isolate ZL_2023a chromosome 13, ASM3850222v1, whole genome shotgun sequence genome encodes these proteins:
- the LOC138852650 gene encoding uncharacterized protein — MNPDQCSMLLEVKSNNIGTSTVKSKVNNILREQCASTTVQVKTEGIINIKEQSLENTDKLDTQGSEDPNQQECSICQKEIVSLCKVSLCSRMDEKPYVCFCGKWFSRSDVLHIHQKFRHLLDDKVVQQEVPAVSELKVEHNPLPQEAPIVPVPKVKKHKPVQLKSKGKKHKILKQEVLVVPKSKVEHNSAQQKVPTVLKHEVKHKLTHQEALARPKSIVKIHKPIQQEVLAVPKFKAQHSPVQQEVISVPKFKIKKLERLERVSGVNAPAARSVTRPPGGSAPDQPGCCCWLHANQRTSHSPADQELTLGACPVPA, encoded by the coding sequence ATGAATCCAGATCAATGTTCAATGTTGCTGGAAGTCAAAAGTAATAATATAGGAACATCCACAGTAAAAAGCAAAGTTAATAACATTTTAAGAGAGCAATGTGCTTCCACTACAGTTCAGGTGAAGACAGAGGGGATTATTAACATCAAGGAACAGTCTTTGGAAAACACCGACAAGCTTGATACTCAAGGCTCAGAGGATCCTAACCAGCAAGAGTGCAGTATATGCCAGAAAGAAATTGTCTCCTTATGCAAGGTGTCGTTGTGTTCTCGCATGGATGAGAAACCATATGTATGCTTCTGTGGAAAATGGTTCAGTCGCTCCGATGTACtccacatacaccaaaaattcaGACATTTATTGGATGATAAAGTGGTTCAGCAGGAAGTGCCTGCTGTGTCAGAACTCAAAGTTGAGCACAACCCATTACCACAGGAGGCTCCGATTGTGCCAGTACCCAAGGTTAAGAAACACAAACCAGTTCAGCTGAAATCTAAGGGTAAGAAGCACAAAATACTTAAGCAAGAAGTGTTGGTTGTGCCAAAATCCAAAGTTGAACATAATTCAGCTCAGCAAAAAGTGCCAACTGTGTTAAAACATGAAGTCAAGCACAAACTCACTCACCAGGAAGCACTGGCTCGGCCAAAATCTATAGTTAAAATACACAAACCAATTCAGCAGGAAGTACTGGCTGTGCCAAAATTCAAAGCTCAGCACAGCCCAGTTCAGCAGGAAGTGATATCTGTGCCTAAATTTAAGATTAAGAAGCTGGAGAgactggagagagtttcgggggtcaacgcccccgcggcccggtctgtgaccaggcctcctggtggatcagcgcctgatcaaccaggctgttgctgctggctgcacgcaaaccaacgtacgagccacagcccggctgatcaggaactgactttaggtgcttgtccagtgccagcttga